One region of Athene noctua chromosome 18, bAthNoc1.hap1.1, whole genome shotgun sequence genomic DNA includes:
- the ANKRD40 gene encoding ankyrin repeat domain-containing protein 40 isoform X4, with amino-acid sequence MRARPGPGAAGGCGEMEAPAAERERQERLREAAALGDAEEVRRLVELGVSLNSQNEVNGWTCLHWACKRNHAAVVAYLLQAGADKEIVTKKGERPAQLTSKREIRKMLGVEDDELPDLKEDSDLPIIPNYLANPPFPYVYNTMSDSIPDPSVNGSISHLELQDTNSSSLPDVETDRRAPLPHGNAAPEAAGNGGLPSLPRAGAAPPHSKPILQRGPVYQRSVSWSRSPPSPVGSHQSVPQQENGSCMGPVPAFQPVFFTGAFPLNMQELVLKVRIQNPNLRENDFIEIELDRQELTYKELLRVSCRELGVNPEHVQKIRKLPNTMLRKDKDVARLQDFQELELVLT; translated from the exons ATGAgagctcggcccggcccgggggcggcggggggctgcggcgaGATGGAGGCTCCGGCCGCGGAGCGGGAGCGGCAGGAGCGgctgcgggaggcggcggcgctgggggacGCGGAGGAGGTGCGGAGGCTGGTGGAGCTGGGGGTCAGCCTCAACTCCCAGAACGAAGTCAACGGCTG GACTTGTTTGCACTGGGCATGTAAACGGAACCACGCTGCAGTGGTGGCTTACCTGCTGCAGGCCGGCGCTGACAAGGAGATCGTcacaaagaaaggagaaaggcCAGCCCAGTTAACGTCAAAGAGAGAGATAAGGAAGATGTTGGGAG tggAAGATGACGAACTCCCAGACTTAAAGGAAGATTCAGATCTGCCAATCATCCCCAATTATCTGGCTAACCCACCTTTCCCTTATGTTTATAACACCATGAGTGACAGTATTCCAGATCCCTCCGTGAATGGGAGTATCTCACACTTGGAATTGCAAGATACCAACTCTTCTTCCTTACCTGATGTGGAGACTGACAGACGTGCGCCGTTACCACATGGGAACGCTGCTCCCGAGGCGGCTGGCAACGGGGGGCTGCCATCGCTGCCCAGAGCGGGTGCTGCACCCCCACACTCCAAACCCATCCTTCAGAGGGGTCCAGTTTACCAGCGCTCTGTGTCTTGGAGCAGAAGTCCCCCTTCACCGGTTGGATCACATCAGTCCGTACCTCAGCAGGAGAACGGCTCCTGTATGGGGCCTGTGCCAGCATTTCAGCCGGTTTTCTTCACAGGAGCTTTTCCACTTAATATGCAAG AACTGGTGCTTAAAGTTAGAATACAAAACCCTAATCTTAGAGAAAATGACTTCATTGAAATTGAACTGGACAGGCAAGAACTGACCTATAAGGAACTGCTCCGAGTGAGTTGCCGTGAGCTGGGTGTTAATCCTGAGCACGTACAGAAGATCAGAAAATTACCAAATACAATGTTAAGAAAG gacAAAGATGTGGCAAGGCTACAGGACTTCCAAGAACTGGAGCTTGTTCTAACA TGA
- the ANKRD40 gene encoding ankyrin repeat domain-containing protein 40 isoform X1, whose product MRARPGPGAAGGCGEMEAPAAERERQERLREAAALGDAEEVRRLVELGVSLNSQNEVNGWTCLHWACKRNHAAVVAYLLQAGADKEIVTKKGERPAQLTSKREIRKMLGVEDDELPDLKEDSDLPIIPNYLANPPFPYVYNTMSDSIPDPSVNGSISHLELQDTNSSSLPDVETDRRAPLPHGNAAPEAAGNGGLPSLPRAGAAPPHSKPILQRGPVYQRSVSWSRSPPSPVGSHQSVPQQENGSCMGPVPAFQPVFFTGAFPLNMQELVLKVRIQNPNLRENDFIEIELDRQELTYKELLRVSCRELGVNPEHVQKIRKLPNTMLRKDKDVARLQDFQELELVLTFLWKLQQPKDLMVLSKNLQPELAVRCMWPCEWELQA is encoded by the exons ATGAgagctcggcccggcccgggggcggcggggggctgcggcgaGATGGAGGCTCCGGCCGCGGAGCGGGAGCGGCAGGAGCGgctgcgggaggcggcggcgctgggggacGCGGAGGAGGTGCGGAGGCTGGTGGAGCTGGGGGTCAGCCTCAACTCCCAGAACGAAGTCAACGGCTG GACTTGTTTGCACTGGGCATGTAAACGGAACCACGCTGCAGTGGTGGCTTACCTGCTGCAGGCCGGCGCTGACAAGGAGATCGTcacaaagaaaggagaaaggcCAGCCCAGTTAACGTCAAAGAGAGAGATAAGGAAGATGTTGGGAG tggAAGATGACGAACTCCCAGACTTAAAGGAAGATTCAGATCTGCCAATCATCCCCAATTATCTGGCTAACCCACCTTTCCCTTATGTTTATAACACCATGAGTGACAGTATTCCAGATCCCTCCGTGAATGGGAGTATCTCACACTTGGAATTGCAAGATACCAACTCTTCTTCCTTACCTGATGTGGAGACTGACAGACGTGCGCCGTTACCACATGGGAACGCTGCTCCCGAGGCGGCTGGCAACGGGGGGCTGCCATCGCTGCCCAGAGCGGGTGCTGCACCCCCACACTCCAAACCCATCCTTCAGAGGGGTCCAGTTTACCAGCGCTCTGTGTCTTGGAGCAGAAGTCCCCCTTCACCGGTTGGATCACATCAGTCCGTACCTCAGCAGGAGAACGGCTCCTGTATGGGGCCTGTGCCAGCATTTCAGCCGGTTTTCTTCACAGGAGCTTTTCCACTTAATATGCAAG AACTGGTGCTTAAAGTTAGAATACAAAACCCTAATCTTAGAGAAAATGACTTCATTGAAATTGAACTGGACAGGCAAGAACTGACCTATAAGGAACTGCTCCGAGTGAGTTGCCGTGAGCTGGGTGTTAATCCTGAGCACGTACAGAAGATCAGAAAATTACCAAATACAATGTTAAGAAAG gacAAAGATGTGGCAAGGCTACAGGACTTCCAAGAACTGGAGCTTGTTCTAACA tTTCTTTGGAAACTACAGCAACCAAAGGATTTAATGGTCTTGAGTAAGAATTTGCAGCCCGAGTTAGCTGTCCGCTGTATGTGGCCCTGTGAATGGGAGCTGCAGGCGTAG
- the ANKRD40 gene encoding ankyrin repeat domain-containing protein 40 isoform X3 yields MRARPGPGAAGGCGEMEAPAAERERQERLREAAALGDAEEVRRLVELGVSLNSQNEVNGWTCLHWACKRNHAAVVAYLLQAGADKEIVTKKGERPAQLTSKREIRKMLGVEDDELPDLKEDSDLPIIPNYLANPPFPYVYNTMSDSIPDPSVNGSISHLELQDTNSSSLPDVETDRRAPLPHGNAAPEAAGNGGLPSLPRAGAAPPHSKPILQRGPVYQRSVSWSRSPPSPVGSHQSVPQQENGSCMGPVPAFQPVFFTGAFPLNMQELVLKVRIQNPNLRENDFIEIELDRQELTYKELLRVSCRELGVNPEHVQKIRKLPNTMLRKDKDVARLQDFQELELVLTDFSIYSVICI; encoded by the exons ATGAgagctcggcccggcccgggggcggcggggggctgcggcgaGATGGAGGCTCCGGCCGCGGAGCGGGAGCGGCAGGAGCGgctgcgggaggcggcggcgctgggggacGCGGAGGAGGTGCGGAGGCTGGTGGAGCTGGGGGTCAGCCTCAACTCCCAGAACGAAGTCAACGGCTG GACTTGTTTGCACTGGGCATGTAAACGGAACCACGCTGCAGTGGTGGCTTACCTGCTGCAGGCCGGCGCTGACAAGGAGATCGTcacaaagaaaggagaaaggcCAGCCCAGTTAACGTCAAAGAGAGAGATAAGGAAGATGTTGGGAG tggAAGATGACGAACTCCCAGACTTAAAGGAAGATTCAGATCTGCCAATCATCCCCAATTATCTGGCTAACCCACCTTTCCCTTATGTTTATAACACCATGAGTGACAGTATTCCAGATCCCTCCGTGAATGGGAGTATCTCACACTTGGAATTGCAAGATACCAACTCTTCTTCCTTACCTGATGTGGAGACTGACAGACGTGCGCCGTTACCACATGGGAACGCTGCTCCCGAGGCGGCTGGCAACGGGGGGCTGCCATCGCTGCCCAGAGCGGGTGCTGCACCCCCACACTCCAAACCCATCCTTCAGAGGGGTCCAGTTTACCAGCGCTCTGTGTCTTGGAGCAGAAGTCCCCCTTCACCGGTTGGATCACATCAGTCCGTACCTCAGCAGGAGAACGGCTCCTGTATGGGGCCTGTGCCAGCATTTCAGCCGGTTTTCTTCACAGGAGCTTTTCCACTTAATATGCAAG AACTGGTGCTTAAAGTTAGAATACAAAACCCTAATCTTAGAGAAAATGACTTCATTGAAATTGAACTGGACAGGCAAGAACTGACCTATAAGGAACTGCTCCGAGTGAGTTGCCGTGAGCTGGGTGTTAATCCTGAGCACGTACAGAAGATCAGAAAATTACCAAATACAATGTTAAGAAAG gacAAAGATGTGGCAAGGCTACAGGACTTCCAAGAACTGGAGCTTGTTCTAACA GATTTTAGTATTTACTCAGTCATTTGCATTTGA
- the ANKRD40 gene encoding ankyrin repeat domain-containing protein 40 isoform X2 — protein sequence MRARPGPGAAGGCGEMEAPAAERERQERLREAAALGDAEEVRRLVELGVSLNSQNEVNGWTCLHWACKRNHAAVVAYLLQAGADKEIVTKKGERPAQLTSKREIRKMLGVEDDELPDLKEDSDLPIIPNYLANPPFPYVYNTMSDSIPDPSVNGSISHLELQDTNSSSLPDVETDRRAPLPHGNAAPEAAGNGGLPSLPRAGAAPPHSKPILQRGPVYQRSVSWSRSPPSPVGSHQSVPQQENGSCMGPVPAFQPVFFTGAFPLNMQELVLKVRIQNPNLRENDFIEIELDRQELTYKELLRVSCRELGVNPEHVQKIRKLPNTMLRKDKDVARLQDFQELELVLTVSDKNLLFRVSTLSERSGYNKKASELTY from the exons ATGAgagctcggcccggcccgggggcggcggggggctgcggcgaGATGGAGGCTCCGGCCGCGGAGCGGGAGCGGCAGGAGCGgctgcgggaggcggcggcgctgggggacGCGGAGGAGGTGCGGAGGCTGGTGGAGCTGGGGGTCAGCCTCAACTCCCAGAACGAAGTCAACGGCTG GACTTGTTTGCACTGGGCATGTAAACGGAACCACGCTGCAGTGGTGGCTTACCTGCTGCAGGCCGGCGCTGACAAGGAGATCGTcacaaagaaaggagaaaggcCAGCCCAGTTAACGTCAAAGAGAGAGATAAGGAAGATGTTGGGAG tggAAGATGACGAACTCCCAGACTTAAAGGAAGATTCAGATCTGCCAATCATCCCCAATTATCTGGCTAACCCACCTTTCCCTTATGTTTATAACACCATGAGTGACAGTATTCCAGATCCCTCCGTGAATGGGAGTATCTCACACTTGGAATTGCAAGATACCAACTCTTCTTCCTTACCTGATGTGGAGACTGACAGACGTGCGCCGTTACCACATGGGAACGCTGCTCCCGAGGCGGCTGGCAACGGGGGGCTGCCATCGCTGCCCAGAGCGGGTGCTGCACCCCCACACTCCAAACCCATCCTTCAGAGGGGTCCAGTTTACCAGCGCTCTGTGTCTTGGAGCAGAAGTCCCCCTTCACCGGTTGGATCACATCAGTCCGTACCTCAGCAGGAGAACGGCTCCTGTATGGGGCCTGTGCCAGCATTTCAGCCGGTTTTCTTCACAGGAGCTTTTCCACTTAATATGCAAG AACTGGTGCTTAAAGTTAGAATACAAAACCCTAATCTTAGAGAAAATGACTTCATTGAAATTGAACTGGACAGGCAAGAACTGACCTATAAGGAACTGCTCCGAGTGAGTTGCCGTGAGCTGGGTGTTAATCCTGAGCACGTACAGAAGATCAGAAAATTACCAAATACAATGTTAAGAAAG gacAAAGATGTGGCAAGGCTACAGGACTTCCAAGAACTGGAGCTTGTTCTAACAGTAAGCGACAAAAACTTACTTTTCAGAGTCTCAACACTATCTGAACGGAGTGGTTATAACAAGAAGGCATCAGAACTTACATACTAA